The nucleotide window CGGGAAAGGAGAGGAGCGGCGCCGGTCGCCCCGGCGTGACAGCCGTGAACGCGGCGCGCAGCTCGGTGAGGGTCTCCCCCCCGAAGGTGGAGAAGAGCAGCAGTCCGCCCGGCGCCAACACCCTCCGCATCTCGCGCACCATCCGTTCCGGCCGGTCGATCCACTGCATGGTCAGGTTGGAGGCGACCAGGTCGAAGGACTCCCCGGCCAGCGGCAGTGCGGTGGCGTCGCCGCACAGGAAGCGGCGCTTCGGCCGCCACGGCATCCCTCTGCCCAGCGACCGGCGGCAGCGATTGATCATCTCCGGCACCAGATCGAGCGCGACCAGCTCCGCCTTGGGAAAGCGGCGGCGCAGAAGGCGGCCGAGGAAGCCGGTGCCGCAGCCGATGTCGAGCATGCGGCGGGGGGTGATGCGGGTGAAGTTGAGGTGGGCGTCGAGCCGGGCGGCCGCCTCGCGCTGTAGCGCGGCCACCGAGTCGTAGTCGGCAGCGGCCCGGGCGAAGGAGCGTGCCACCCGTCTGCGGTCGATGATGCCCTGCATGGGCCGGTAGCCTAGCGGCTGCGGCCTCTACCCTCTTCCCCGGTCTGCAACACCCCTTGGAGGGTGGTGAGGAGGCGATGGCGGGGGATGGCGCGATCGGGGTGCAATACCTTGACGTACACAGTGCCAAACCTACCATGCGCCGCTCTTTTTCGGCGGGGGATCCCCCTCCGCTGTTCTTCGCTTCTCAAGGATGACGACTTCTTGCGAGGTCGTCATCCGCGGTCAGGACGACCGCGCAAAACCGAAGGTTGCAGACGCAACCGACGGTTTTGTAAGGCAATCGAAGACCTTGCTCTTCGATTCCCGTCGAGCAAAACGTCCACGGACGGACTTTTTGCGCCAGATCAGCGATGAGTTTCACCTTCAAGCCCAGCAGGATCCGACGCGCGCGCAACCATGGGTTCCGTGCCCGTATGGCGACGCGCAGCGGCCGGGCCGTCATCCGGCGCCGCCGCGCCAAGGGGCGCAAACGGCTGAGCGCATAGATCGGGATTCGGGGTACGGGCGGTTTCCTGTCGGTTTCCGCCGGAATACCGGCTGCGCAGCGGGTCCGACTATGAGCGCATGCGTCGTGCCCGGCGGATCGTCCGCCATGGCCTGCGCCTCTGCTATCGAGC belongs to Zetaproteobacteria bacterium and includes:
- the bioC gene encoding malonyl-[acyl-carrier protein] O-methyltransferase BioC: MQGIIDRRRVARSFARAAADYDSVAALQREAAARLDAHLNFTRITPRRMLDIGCGTGFLGRLLRRRFPKAELVALDLVPEMINRCRRSLGRGMPWRPKRRFLCGDATALPLAGESFDLVASNLTMQWIDRPERMVREMRRVLAPGGLLLFSTFGGETLTELRAAFTAVTPGRPAPLLSFPDVMALGDLLQRQAVETVVTDSDRITRTYPDVTALVRELKAMGASSSAIRHRGGGLGGRGLLRRLSASYPTEEEGGIRATFEILYGQAWYRPDPKREGVIPIMPLEG
- a CDS encoding 50S ribosomal protein L34; protein product: MSFTFKPSRIRRARNHGFRARMATRSGRAVIRRRRAKGRKRLSA